AGCCTAGATCATATAAGTCTTCACCGCCCCTCATAAAGTGATTTGAAAacaggatgtacatgtagtgtactcACTGTTCTTTGACACTGAGTGACACAATAAAAAAATTCACCATGGGGAATGGCGTGCCTCTTCTTAATGACTATAAACAACAATATTTCTGGAAGAGATTTCCCCAAACATTTCTCGGTGGACCGAAATTAAGACTGGGATATGATGCTCCAGCATATGTCTACATGAACCAAGTCCTGGTTTTCCTCATGACATGGATCTTAGGTGGTTTATTCACCATTTTAGTGGAACTAGGCGGACTCAAATTTGACATTGGTTGTTATGTGTATGGAGCTGTAATGGTCCTCTACGTCCTGTTTGTACAAGTCACAAGTTTAGCCGTTCAGAAGAAAAAGGCTGCAGTTGTTCCAATATCGTCAGAAGGAAATTATCATGGGGCGAACATTTTGTCCGACGAAGATGAGGTTGAATTTGAATCATGCTGCAGCGCAGAGACATTCTCATATGTTGTCCCTGTCAAGAAATacaaaatcaatatatttttcCATGCTCTATTATCGGGTGGACTCTGTGGAATGGGACTATGGTATCTCCTACCAGGAACTCTCAATGTTATCTATGGATACAACACAGCAGCGACTGTGATTCTGCATATCTTTGGATGGTTAACGTTGTGTATTGCACAGTATTCCCTTACTGTTGGTGCTCCTCCCGAATTTGCAACGTTTCGAGCTCTGGATACGTACGAGTTTGCTCCACTGACGAGACCATTCTATGTTGCTGTATTCTTTGCTGTGGATATCATTGCAAGGTAAGGCTTATCTTCTTTTAATGTTTGGAATTACTTGCCACCAATATAAAAAAGTACATGTGTATAATAATGTGGAACAAAATCCTGTAGtgttaaaaaactttttttcagatcGTCTGCCAGTTTTTCCACTGATTTCACACTTGCCAATCAAGTTCTTCACGTTGTGTTCATCTTCCTTCCCCTGCTCTGGTTGATAGGATTCCTCGCTCCCCTTGaagctttcttcctgtggttgaTGGAGCAAATTCTCATCCTGTGCTTTGGAGGTTCAGCTATGGCCAGTGATGTCAGGTAATGTAAAGTATTCATAAGCAAGGGGCAGTCTTAGCATTTATGGTGCCTCCAGAAGGCTCCAAGGCAAGACAGAGAGGGAGAGGCACCACTTGGGGAAAGACATTTGAATATGTTGTGCCGAGACATTGACTGGTGGACAAGAAATGAAGTAGAGAGGTGACATGAAGACAACGCCGCAACTGCCTGTCTGAAAATCTGGTCTTTGTAAAATTTCAACTTCTGCTAACTAGCATCGCTAACTTGTGGTCTTCTGCTTTTGTTTCAGGTTGTTGATAATGTTCATTGTGTCTGCATTGATCTTCATTGGGGCCTATTTCATATCAAGTGACATAGCCACTGTGATTATCCTGGCTATGACAGGCTACCTTCTCAGCATCGACTGGGGAGGACTCTGTGCACAGGTAATACATTACATTAACAGTTATTCTCATACTTATGTACCATCCATAATAAAACAGACCAACAGTGTCTTCAGTGGCTATGCATTGTGACATTACAAGTACCTTGAGAGAACGTTTGTGTGACGAGCAAGCCATCTTGCTGCCGGTTAAACTGTGTAGTGCATGTTTACCTAGTGGCATAGTGATTAGACCGCTGGGCACATAATCAGAAGGTCATGGGTTCCACTCTTTGAAGGATCACCCCTGTCTAGGCTCCGGACCTTTGACCGTGCAGTAGACCTAAATTTGAATATTGCCTGATGATCACTGATATTTTCCCTTTGCACAGGTGTTGGATAAGTGTCAGAAGACCACCATATCATCTCTGAAGATCAACCCAGTCAAGGGGTTCTTGTGGCAGTGGGGCGTTTTCGAAGCTCTGTTCCATCTGTTTATATTCAGCTTGACAGGAGGTCTTGCTGCAGTGATAAACCTCAATACATCAGTGATTGGGAACACAGTACGCGATGTGATGGGATATTTGACGATAGCACTTTTGGTGCTTGATAAAATATTCGGTGATATGCAGAAGGTGTATGTTGTGTTTGGCATCTTGAGGAATCGGCTGTTTCCGTCGAATGTGATCAGGACGTCGTTGTTTAAGGCGAGGAAGAAGCATCTGAATCGACTTGGATATGTCAGGAGGGTCCTACTTGATTTTGGTGAgaatttttactttttgacaTCAGTTCGTGTCAGATTTTAGAATGATGAGTATCAATCACTGCTCAGAGCACCGCAAAAAAGAGGGTTTTGAATGAGGATTATCAGTTTGTTGGTCTAGGAGTATTGTCTAAGACTTAAGAGCCAATAATGAGCCAAATCAGAGGTCACGTGCTTTCGCCTCAATATCTTGATATAGAAAATCTGAAACATGGTTGAGGTTATTGACACCTATTGGATGTATCACGCATAACACCCAGGTGTAACTCAAACAGACTTCATGCTGTAAACACACTGTGCCCGCACACGTTGTCTGTGACACCAAACCATACAATAATATGTATGCAGTCCTCCTGTACTTCACACTATCTTCACTACTTTTCACTCAAGTTATCCCATCTCCGCAACGATCAGAATAATTACTAAATAAGTCAAGATTTTACTGACCAACGTGAAATAAATTCTTTTTTAACTTTCAGTTTCTCCATTTGTGATGTTGATTTACCTGAGCTTCAAGATCACAACCTTCACCAACAGTTCTGTGTGGGTGGTTTTAGGTGCAGCTAGGGCCTTTAGATGGGTGAGTCTCATAAAATTATAATCAATTAACTTAAATTTGATGGTGTGTAGTGCCAAAGTATGGGCCTAAAGACAACGTTTCAGTACTTGCTGACTAATGCGTCATAACAACATGAATGTCTCAAGATGTATTGAGTGTGAataaatatatcaaattatAAAAACATTTCCTCCACTTCAGCTTTGGCAAGGCACCAGACATTCACTGCTAGAAATCTCAATCCTGATCATCATCGATGTAAACGGTGTAGCGACCTCGAACACCACATGGCTATCCCTTGGAACTGGATTGCAGCTTCTAATCATCGGTCTCTGCCGGAATCGTACATATGAATTGCTAAATAAACTCTATACGTATTGGACGATCTTTAGAACATCATGGAGTGACAAGAAGCAGCGACGGCCGTCGACGATACCAATTATGGCAACATCGATCTTCCTGTATCCATTAATCCTTGCTATGACGCTCATCGCGACGGCGCTGTCAGCACCTCTCCTACCTTTATTCACACTTCCAATTTTCTTCATTGGATTTCCACGTCCGCTACGTTGCTGGCCGGGGGTGGTTGGGGCGTCGGCTAGCGTATGCCCTGATACCATATTCTACCGCCATATGGCACCCGAGCTTGCCAGGGCTTTACGCACGGCATTTGGAAATGGAGGACTAGGTAAGTTTACATGATTCGCCTCAGAAGATTAATTAAGTTTTCATGCTCTTAGTCTCTATAAACCAAGGTTGGCCCCAGGTTTTGTTTGGTACTCTCGGACCTCTTTTGATCCAATTAAAGGTATAGTGAATAGAGAATGTGCCCAAAATGACCCCCACCGACCTCAgctgaaaaatatataaagtaCATCATGTTAGACTTTGTTGTACTGTGTATTCCCCTCTAcataaaaaaattctttttacCCATATCTTTCTTTGCTATATCTTTCAGGTGACCCTGACCCTGGCAGCCATTACTTGGTTCGCTATCAAGATCGTCTGGTATGGGTCGTAGTACTGGAGCGAGGGTACTCGTACTGTACGATCAATATTAAAGGACTCGAACTCCAGGAGACATCGTGTCATACCGTGGAAGCAGCAAGAATTGACGATATCCTACAGGAGGCATTTGAGGTTGAGAAAATGCCAGCATGTAGCGTCAATCATCATATCGGAAACACACTGACCCCTTGCGATGCGGCCATCATCGAGACTTATTCTGATGCCAAGAACGTCTTGACTGGCATTATCGACTCGCCAGATAATCTTCATATCGCTGCGAAATCATTCATCAGGAGTTTAGCATGGGTTTTTATAAATCATGTCATGGATAAAAATGATCAGAAGTCCGGTGTGACAGAGACCGAGACCACCCATTTGAGCAGCCCGCCAGACCCtcttgatttgaaaaaaaagtctGAAGATAAGCAGCCATTACCAAAGACCCCAGAACCTATCAAGACAACGAAGTTTACTGTGAAGGCTTTTGATGCAACTGAGCCAACACGACCACTGACTAAACTGGCCCCACTGAAGCAAGAGGTGGCTGGGAGTAAGCCAGTCATTGCTGCTGTTGATCAAACAGAAACAGACATCGATGCCCTGCTTTCGGAGAGTTGGTCAAGTTTAAAAACAGAATCTCCGCCTCCAGATGAGAGGCCTATTCTCAGAGTGCTGGCCAGAATGGCTCCAAAGCGTGAGGCATCAGTGCCGAGTATAACAGGGAGTGTTTGGTCAGACGACAGTGACACTATGTCTCTCGGCCAGATGAGTAAGTCGCAGGTTAGACCGAACGTCGCTGCAGGTTTGGGAGGAGGAACGTATGATCACAAAGCAGAAGCAAATACATACTTTTCCCCCGCAAAATTAAAAAGTAGCAAAGACactgaagatgacgatgatgaaggatttttcaataattttgacTTTGGACTTCCGGCAGTTGATGTCGGTTCTAATGCCGGAAGGCGACTAGGGCCAGCGACGAACCGAATGAACAATGGAATACAAAAATTGGGCGTTAACATCGCTTCAAATGTGAAATTCTCTTCGATGTATTCTCCCGGCTTTATGTTGCCGTCACAATGGATGGAAATACCCATGGACCAATCTAAAATTTCGGCACTCAGTACGCGGTATCCGATTGAGTGGCACCAGTACGTTCTGGATAAACACTGCCAGAGGAATGGTGGACATATAGCAGATAACACTATTGCTGAGATTGTCAAGGATTCTGCATACCAGAAACTGTTTGCTCAGTTTGTGATGGCTTGTTACGCAACTGTATATGAACTTGGTGAGTACCGTTATATCGGTAGATGCTTGATATTAGATTGCAAGGCCTACTGATGTACAATTTCAGTCTCGCAGCAGCATCGGTTTTAGTGATGAAGTCCTCCACGGAGAGTAAAGCAACCCGAGGTAATGCTGAAAATACCCCAGTGATAATCTACAAGAACCTTGATAAAATCATGCTTTCTTTTTCAAGGCACCAATCAAAGCGACCCAGCGATACTGGGCCCAAGTCATGTCCATAAAGTCTATACTGGTGAGATTCCCTGGTCTATAGCATCAGAGTGGATAACAGATGACCATCAGTTACACAAGCTTGTGATAAAAGCATACCGGTAAGTCACTCGGATCCTTACCTTCCTCTCAGTCTCTTGTCGTATCAAATTGGCAGGTTTGCCCTTTTTTGCATGACTATTAAATTAAACCCATGAGAAAATCATGTTTACAAGGAGGAGGCTTTATACACGTTTGCCCCTCAGCTACGTGGCACAAATCGTGTTACACCTGGGTAGAAATGAATACCGTGTCTTCAAATCTCTTTTGCTTTCTTTTCCAGGCTTGCCGTGAAGCTCATGATAGACCAAGCTATTCTAGGAGAAGCCACAACGAATGAAGAATTCAATGAATACTTGACTGAATATGATCAAGACTGGTACCTCGGCCAAGAGAAAGATCAAGAATGGCAGGAGGCCATCCTGGAAGGGAAGCCTAACCTCCTGTCTCTTGGAAATAATGCTATTAAGGTAATTGGCTTGTATTCATTTTGTCCAAAAAGCTGCCTCCACCATGATTTTCAGCAACGTACCAACTATGACCCTGTGTCTGGCCCTGATTAAAACCTGTCTGGTGAGGCAAAGGTGGCATATGACTTGACATATTGATTCTGTTGATGTGACACTTCTTTCAATGGAACATGATTTGACAGAGCAACCACATCTCAACGACAGATGGAGGACATAAACACTTCAAAACATGAATTAATGACACATTTATCTCTGACTACCTCTCTATCATCTCTGAATGTTTCATTTCAGGGCATCTTCAGCAGCCGAACTCTGACCAagcaagaaatcatggtagagATGGGAAGTCTCAACTCGGAGCTCGTGCGCGCACAGTGGGCCAATTTGAGCCTGGAGCTTCTCTATATGACTAACGATGACGAAGAACGCTACAGTATTCAGGCTCATCCGACCATTCTCAGGAATCTTACCGTCCAGGCTGCTGATCCACCACTCGGATACCCAATATTCTCATCTGAGCCGATCAGCGTGCCAACATTGTAAAGATCTGTTGTAATTGTTGTAATTGTAATTGCACATACTGGTTCCCATTCCTAATTCCAGCTGGTTTTAACCCGTTTGCTGCCTGCCAAGCTTGTTGCAGGGTTGAAAATCTGGTGAAGATGGCCACAAGACTTCATTTTAAAGTACTTTATACTGAAATTGTATTTAGAGTATCGGCTAAGCATATCATTGAGAGCTACAATGTCATAAGATTTTTACTTCAATGTACCTACATCATCACTAGCATATCAAATAGGTATTGTAACTCCAATATATGTaataactttttatgttttgtTCACCGAGGACAATCTGTTCCCCTAACTTACCCAGAACTGCGATTTGAGAACCAGGGATCCCATACTATCAAGCAGGCAAACTGTATGAACAAGGTGGTTTTCAAATGAGAAAGGAGCATGTGTGTTTTATGTAGTGTTTTGGGAATTTTCAGCTATGTTTATTGAGGATGACCTCTTTTCTGCATATCCAGGTCAGTTCTGAGTGACTGAGGTAACGAAATAAGTTGGGGTGCCTAGTCATGAAAAGACTGGGCTTGATAAGTTAGGAAATTGATTCTCCATAGTGCTATCTGTTGTGCTGAGTCATTTCATCTTTACCAATGATGCATTTTAAGAAATGTTAACTTTCATATTGTTTTATGaatgtgttgttgttgttggggAAAAGTTTCAATGAGCAGCATGATGTAATGACGGACTGATGACTTTGACGAAAAATGTGGGTAACCAGGTTCTTTCATCTTATGTTTCATTGATTACTATCTTTTTTATGTTTTGATGATTTCTAAAATTCATATGAAATTCTGTTTGAACTGAAATGACATATTTTATTAGAAAGTTAGCACTTCTGCGTAACTGTTTGACTgtgatatttcatattttgatatgtATTGTACGTCTTAGATCTGTATTTTGTGTAGGTAAGAATGTCAATTTTGGGTAATTCTCTAAATGAAATAGAATATGAATGACTTCAGTTTTCAAGAAGCAAAGGACTAAGGGGAATTATCAGGTTGGATTCGGGGGTGATAATATCGCATCTTCTTCCTTTGaacaaaaatattcaaaaaaatatATGAGCCATCATATCAAATTGGGAGGTATATCAGGCCAAGTGTATAAACTGTGATGTTTCCTATCAATATTCATGGAGAAATGGACTTATATTTCTactttttcatcaattttgaaCACTGTTGACTTATTTGACAAATTTTACAGGAAAAGAATTATTGCAGCCATTCTGCCCTCAACAATTCCTTTTGAAATGGAGTGTAGGACTTACAGCTGTTATTGTATAGGTCTTTAGAATGCTTTATGTACATCTTCAATGTTACATAGATCAATACTTGAGGCATGGTATGTATTGTACTTTAGAACCTACATGTAATGTCCCACTATGTACCTGGAGATACAGTTTCTATCAGATGTTCATGTCATATATGATGATTAGATGAATGCTGACCAAGTTACTTGTCCGTTTCACCAAGTGATGGAATGTTTTAGAAGGTGGAAGTCCCTAGGATGAGTTAGATACAGTGGGTAGGCCTACAGTTATGACaggacagtagaacctctctaatatggacaccctcgggactgaccagtgctgtccttaagggaaaggtcaaattgaattgaaagaaccattttgggaccagaactagtgtccctaatagaaaggatggccttaatagagaggtgtcagctagGGGACATTCCACTGAAGCATGTGTAGATGGTATTTTCAGCGCTATCCTCTACCTTTGTTTATTGCACACTGAAGTATGGTCCAATTGATTAATCATGTACTAGAGTGTATTGAAACTTGTTGATCTATTTTCTGACTGTGATTAAATGGCTTTGTATATTTTTGTTATGGTATGAAAATAAAGTAATGAaatgatttacttttatattcGTGGTTGTGTTTTTGTCTGATCATCGATCTTGGAGGAACATCAAAAACACCAAATTTCTGGGAGATGGCTCTACCAAAGGCTAAGCACTTCGAACGTTGTCCCAGCTACCTCTTAGGCATGTGGACTGTGTCAGGTACATCCTGTACATACACATACATAAGTTGTCTCAATGGCAAGTAATGTCCTCATAttgccccaggtacatgagctacttcaAGTTGTCCACTTGACTTGCCAAATAGGGAATTTGGCCTGTTTTCATGAGTAGAGTGTGAGGAGAAAACTCTACCAAAGACTGGAGGGTGCTGATACTGTCCCAGGAAAATGAGGTACCTCAGGTACCTGAGCTTCTCCAAGCAGGCTTCCTATGTTGCCAAGTAGGGTTCttgagcctgtcttcaagagtacaccCAGACAGTAAGAATAGTTGGTCCGCTGAAGGCAAATAAGAGGACGAATCCCTGGACTGCCAGTGGCATCCAACAGCTGACCAACA
Above is a window of Lineus longissimus chromosome 3, tnLinLong1.2, whole genome shotgun sequence DNA encoding:
- the LOC135485387 gene encoding pecanex-like protein 4 produces the protein MGNGVPLLNDYKQQYFWKRFPQTFLGGPKLRLGYDAPAYVYMNQVLVFLMTWILGGLFTILVELGGLKFDIGCYVYGAVMVLYVLFVQVTSLAVQKKKAAVVPISSEGNYHGANILSDEDEVEFESCCSAETFSYVVPVKKYKINIFFHALLSGGLCGMGLWYLLPGTLNVIYGYNTAATVILHIFGWLTLCIAQYSLTVGAPPEFATFRALDTYEFAPLTRPFYVAVFFAVDIIARSSASFSTDFTLANQVLHVVFIFLPLLWLIGFLAPLEAFFLWLMEQILILCFGGSAMASDVRLLIMFIVSALIFIGAYFISSDIATVIILAMTGYLLSIDWGGLCAQVLDKCQKTTISSLKINPVKGFLWQWGVFEALFHLFIFSLTGGLAAVINLNTSVIGNTVRDVMGYLTIALLVLDKIFGDMQKVYVVFGILRNRLFPSNVIRTSLFKARKKHLNRLGYVRRVLLDFVSPFVMLIYLSFKITTFTNSSVWVVLGAARAFRWLWQGTRHSLLEISILIIIDVNGVATSNTTWLSLGTGLQLLIIGLCRNRTYELLNKLYTYWTIFRTSWSDKKQRRPSTIPIMATSIFLYPLILAMTLIATALSAPLLPLFTLPIFFIGFPRPLRCWPGVVGASASVCPDTIFYRHMAPELARALRTAFGNGGLGDPDPGSHYLVRYQDRLVWVVVLERGYSYCTINIKGLELQETSCHTVEAARIDDILQEAFEVEKMPACSVNHHIGNTLTPCDAAIIETYSDAKNVLTGIIDSPDNLHIAAKSFIRSLAWVFINHVMDKNDQKSGVTETETTHLSSPPDPLDLKKKSEDKQPLPKTPEPIKTTKFTVKAFDATEPTRPLTKLAPLKQEVAGSKPVIAAVDQTETDIDALLSESWSSLKTESPPPDERPILRVLARMAPKREASVPSITGSVWSDDSDTMSLGQMSKSQVRPNVAAGLGGGTYDHKAEANTYFSPAKLKSSKDTEDDDDEGFFNNFDFGLPAVDVGSNAGRRLGPATNRMNNGIQKLGVNIASNVKFSSMYSPGFMLPSQWMEIPMDQSKISALSTRYPIEWHQYVLDKHCQRNGGHIADNTIAEIVKDSAYQKLFAQFVMACYATVYELGTNQSDPAILGPSHVHKVYTGEIPWSIASEWITDDHQLHKLVIKAYRLAVKLMIDQAILGEATTNEEFNEYLTEYDQDWYLGQEKDQEWQEAILEGKPNLLSLGNNAIKGIFSSRTLTKQEIMVEMGSLNSELVRAQWANLSLELLYMTNDDEERYSIQAHPTILRNLTVQAADPPLGYPIFSSEPISVPTL